A genomic region of Danio aesculapii chromosome 21, fDanAes4.1, whole genome shotgun sequence contains the following coding sequences:
- the cpdb gene encoding carboxypeptidase D, b, whose protein sequence is MYTLWLIVPHILTLPLHILALRRTNKVNEETYSGYYNYAEMTDRLKGFSRKFPRICSLASIGQSVEGRELWVMRITSNPTKDLPGKPKVKYVGNIHGDEALSRQVLVYLVEDLLTRYGRDVRVTELVDRTDIYVLASMNPDGFERALEGECAGTTEARDNAKNYDLNKSFPVQDEPSSETAGDIPEVMAVIRWIQERKFVLSGSLHGGSVMASYPFEDDSSYTRSGDDALFRNLAQVYIESHPVMGTDNADCPDDPFKSSGDGSMQNYNYLKGNCFEVSFELSCCKYPPASQLYTEWSNNREALLAFIQKAHIGVRGFVLTKSGFGLPGATVSVSGIDHNITTWKFGDYYRLLLPGKYDITASSPGYLSNTVMNVPVIEGKVILVNFTLEEPLEEMLMLDTFGQPIITHQDLNTPGPPISKSPIQTLDFRYRTYDELETFLQLFSAVHPFITSLKSAGRSGQDRNLYVMEISTSPGVEQQGKPEVMFVGNLHGNEFIGCEILLNLIEYLCRNYGKDPLVTRLVNSTRIHIMPSMNPDGYELALKAQKEQLSGDLSNIGHGNSHRVDLNTNFPEVSRSRSSVEAETKAVMNWIKAHFFVLSASIRGGFRGIVFPNSLDSVDENLFKSVAEAYYMESQAFQEQQTCDVPRTRQKRGLKHRHPVVRGTDILTWAYRGSDTLTVNIGLSCELLPPEESLSVYWEKNHKALLQFIQQVHLSVRGVVTDGNSGRGIANATVMVEGSRHQVRTSGTGQYWRPLAPGSYHITASAPGYAPVSVSVRVLGTRVEQVDIKLTRDASQSSVEEGEQKDFEKLVELLLVPGALNQLVRSLLPAQTLQYRTYRERSEFLRGLAFNFPRITRLHSLGQSSEFRTLWALEISGNVDIPPLSEPKIRFVAGVHGNAAVGPELLLEFASVLCLNYGRNTAITKLIDRSRILILPCVNPDGREQAHEGLCSSSVGFANAIGVDLDTNFLTSNASVQPETRAVMDLISGGGFSLSVVLDGGSLVATYPYDKSNQHAKNEETLRYLASLYAGNHPFMHLGNVGCSEKSVEIPGGVLKGADFSAHTGSMKDFSLDVGVCPEITVYTGCCVFPPDTQLFAMWMENRLPLFRMLLEVHRRLSGVVRDSKGRPVPDAVIVVNGSLSVRADSQGHFSALVAPGTHQLQVQAHGYQQELQQVIVSSDRLSSPIVIDFTADSATLSHAVLVIAAATLMSVLICAVLIWHLRSAKLSRIRDGVRWLRRKRDDLRMEAMASEKSPLRQELLDESESEDDPFFVE, encoded by the exons ATGTATACTCTGTGGCTCATTGTGCCGCATATTTTAACACTTCCGCTCCATATACTTGCTTTGAGACGCACAAACAAAGTTAACGAAGAAACATACAGCGGGTATTACAACTACGCCGAAATGACTGATCGTTTAAAAGGATTTTCTCGTAAATTTCCCCGTATTTGTAGCCTGGCGAGCATCGGCCAGTCCGTCGAGGGCAGAGAGCTTTGGGTCATGAGAATCACATCCAATCCCACGAAAGACTTACCGGGCAAACCGAAGGTGAAGTACGTGGGCAACATCCACGGGGACGAGGCTTTGTCCCGTCAGGTGCTGGTGTACCTTGTGGAGGACCTGCTGACCCGGTATGGCCGTGATGTGAGGGTGACGGAGCTGGTAGACCGGACTGACATCTACGTTTTGGCCAGTATGAACCCGGACGGCTTTGAGAGGGCGCTGGAGGGAGAATGCGCTGGCACCACTGAGGCCCGAGACAATGCCAAAAACTATGACCTTAACAAGAGCTTCCCAGTCCAGGACGAGCCCTCCAGTGAGACTGCAGGAGACATACCAGAGGTCATGGCTGTCATCAGGTGGATTCAGGAGAGAAA GTTTGTCTTGTCTGGCAGTCTACATGGAGGCTCAGTGATGGCCAGCTACCCTTTTGAGGATGACAGTTCTTACACCAGATCAGGAGATGATGCTCTGTTTCGCAATCTAGCGCAAGTCTACATCGAGAGCCATCCTGTTATGGGGACAGACAATGCTGACTGTCCCGATGATCCCTTCAAAAGCTCTGGAGATG GATCAATGCAGAATTACAACTACTTAAAAGGAAACTGTTTTGAAGTCTCCTTTGAACTGAGCTGCTGCAAGTATCCACCAGCTTCTCAGCTTTACACAGAGTGGAGCAACAACAGAGAAGCCCTTCTTGCTTTCATACAGAAA GCTCATATTGGTGTGAGAGGTTTTGTGCTGACCAAATCAGGCTTTGGACTGCCAGGTGCAACGGTCTCAGTTTCTGGAATTGATCACAACATCACTACCTGGAAGTTTGGTGATTATTACCGCCTGCTGCTGCCTGGAAAATACGACATCACTGCCAGCTCACCAGG ATACCTTTCAAATACTGTGATGAATGTGCCAGTGATTGAAGGAAAAGTCATACTGGTGAACTTCACCCTCGAGGAGCCTTTAGAAGAGATGTTAATGCTAGACACTTTTGGGCAGCCTATAATAACCCATCAAGACCTGAACACACCCGGACCTCCCATCTCAAAGTCTCCAATCCAGACTCTGGATTTCCGATATCGTACTTATGATGAACTGGAGACGTTTTTACAGCTGTTTAGTGCCGTCCATCCTTTCATCACTTCTCTGAAGTCAGCCGGACGATCAGGGCAGGACAGGAATCTTTATGTGATGGAGATCTCCACCAGTCCTGGTGTTGAACAGCAAG GTAAACCAGAGGTCATGTTTGTGGGAAACCTGCATGGAAATGAGTTTATTGGGTGTGAGATTCTCCTAAACCTGATTGAATACTTGTGTCGCAATTATGGCAAAGATCCACTTGTCACACGTCTGGTCAACAGCACCAGAATTCACATCATGCCATCAATGAACCCAGATGGGTATGAACTCGCGCTAAAAG CTCAAAAGGAGCAGTTGTCAGGAGACCTGAGTAATATTGGACACGGCAACAGTCATCGTGTTGACCTGAACACAAATTTTCCTGAAGTGTCAAGATCAAGAAGTAGTGTTGAAGCAGAAACTAAAGCAGTGATGAACTGGATCAAGGCCCATTTCTTTGTGCTGTCTGCTAGTATTCGTGGAG GATTCAGGGGAATCGTGTTTCCAAATTCACTTGACTCTGTTGATGAAAACTTGTTTAAATCGGTTGCAGAGGCCTATTATATG GAATCTCAGGCTTTTCAAGAGCAGCAGACCTGCGATGTgccaagaaccagacagaaaagAGGTCTTAAGCACCGTCATCCTGTAGTCAGAG GAACTGATATTCTGACCTGGGCGTATCGGGGATCAGACACTCTAACTGTGAACATTGGTTTGAGTTGTGAGCTGCTTCCACCAGAGGAATCACTCTCTGTATACTGGGAGAAGAATCATAAAGCGCTCTTACAGTTCATACAGCAG GTTCATTTGTCTGTGCGGGGTGTGGTGACTGATGGTAATTCTGGAAGAGGCATTGCTAATGCTACAGTCATGGTAGAAGGCTCAAGGCATCAAGTGCGCACCAGTGGCACAGGGCAATACTGGAGACCTCTGGCTCCTGGTTCTTACCATATTACTGCCTCTGCTCCAGG TTATGCTCCAGTGTCTGTGTCCGTCCGGGTGTTGGGGACTCGGGTGGAGCAGGTGGACATTAAGCTGACCAGAGATGCATCCCAGTCATCTGTAGAGGAAGGAGAACAGAAGGACTTTGAAAAACTTGTGGAGCTGCTTTTAGTCCCTGGTGCATTGAATCAGTTGGTACGCAGCCTGCTTCCTGCTCAGACCCTGCAGTATCGAACCTACAGGGAACGGTCTGAGTTTCTACGAGGACTGGCCTTCAACTTCCCTCGCATCACACGACTGCACAG TTTGGGTCAAAGCTCCGAGTTCAGAACTCTCTGGGCTCTGGAGATCTCTGGAAATGTAGATATTCCTCCGCTTTCTGAGCCCAAGATCCGGTTTGTTGCCGGAGTCCATGGTAATGCAGCCGTAGGTCCAGAGTTGCTGCTTGAATTTGCTTCTGTCCTCTGCCTCAACTATGGCAGAAACACCGCCATTACCAAG CTGATTGACAGAAGCCGGATTCTGATTCTACCGTGTGTGAACCCTGATGGACGGGAACAGGCACACGAGGGTCTCTGCTCATCCAGTGTGGGCTTTGCCAATGCTATTGGTGTCGATCTGGACACAAATTTCCTCACCA GTAATGCATCGGTACAGCCAGAGACCCGTGCAGTGATGGATCTGATTTCTGGAGGGGGATTCTCTCTCTCAGTAGTGCTGGATGGAGGCTCTCTGGTGGCCACGTATCCTTACGACAAGTCTAACCAGCATG CAAAAAATGAGGAGACGTTGAGATATTTGGCTTCTCTGTATGCTGGCAATCACCCTTTCATGCACTTGGGTAACGTGGGATGTTCAGAGAAGTCAG TGGAAATCCCAGGAGGAGTCCTAAAGGGTGCAGATTTCAGCGCTCACACTGGCAGTATGAAG GACTTCAGTTTAGATGTGGGTGTTTGTCCAGAGATCACTGTGTACACGGGCTGCTGTGTGTTTCCACCTGACACTCAACTGTTTGCGATGTGGATGGAGAACAGACTTCCTCTTTTCCGCATGCTACTGGAG GTTCACAGAAGGCTGAGTGGTGTTGTGAGGGACAGTAAAGGCCGGCCGGTGCCTGATGCTGTTATCGTGGTGAATGGCTCTCTGAGTGTTCGTGCAGACAGTCAGGGTCACTTCAGCGCCCTCGTGGCTCCGGGCACACATCAGCTGCAGGTTCAGGCCCACGGATACCAGCAAGAGCTTCAGCAG GTGATTGTCTCCTCCGATCGACTGAGCAGCCCCATCGTCATTGACTTTACAGCAGACAGTGCTACCCTCAGCCATGCTGTGCTTGTAATTGCTGCAG ctACTTTGATGAGCGTTTTGATATGTGCTGTCCTCATCTGGCACCTTCGCTCTGCCAAGTTGAGCCGTATTCGTGATGGAGTTCGATGGCTGCGTCGTAAGCGGGACGACCTGCGAATGGAGGCGATGGCTTCAGAGAAATCACCCCTGCGTCAGGAGTTGCTGGATGAGAGTGAGAGCGAAGACGACCCTTTCTTTGTAGAGTGA